The Solirubrobacter pauli sequence ACGACGGATGCGGTACGGCTGCGCGGACACGGCGGGAAGAGCGTAGAGGCGGGCTCGGCGTACTCTCTCACGCTCATGGCCGAGACACGAGTCCGTCTGCCCGCCGGCGTGCGCGAGCCGTTCAGCGTCTACCTGAATGGGGTGCGTCAGGAGCTGGGGCGCGATTACCGCGTGTCCGACGGCGAGCTCGTCTTCACCAAGGAGCTGGTGAAGGAGGGCAACCTGGGATTTTGGCGATGGTTCTTGGGCGCTTGGGGTATTGGGACCTACAAGCGCAATGATCAGGTCGACGTGACCTGGGACGTGGATGGTCAGCCACGAGTTGCGCATGCCCTGAACATCGAGCCCAGTGCTCCAGAAACCGGCCCCTGAGATGCCCCTCATGCTGCCTGCAGGTGCCGCCGATGACGTCTTCGGATGGCCCGCTACGACAAGCCCGACACCCGCGTACACGACGCGCTGAGGCGCATCGGCCCGCTGCCCGTGCTGAGCGGGACGGTGTCCCGGATCCGCACGCTGGCCAACGATCCCGACGGGACGACGACCGACCTCGTGCAGGTCATCGAGTCCGACGAGGCGTTCAGCGCGAACCTCCTGCGCTACGCGAACTCCGCCGCGAACGCCCGGCCGATCCGGGCGCGCACGATCCGCCAGGCGGTGACGCTGCTCGGCCGCCGCGCGCTCGTGCGGATCGCGCTCGAGGCTGAGACCTACCGCTTCCTGGAGCGCTTCCCGGGCGGCGCGCACCTGAGCCGCGGGCAGCTGCACGTGCACGCGGTGACCGTCGCCGGATACGCCTCGACCACCGCTGACCTGCGCGGCGCGCACACCGACACCGCGCACCTGGCCGGGCTGCTGCACGACGTCGGCAAGCTGTTGATGCCGGCGGCGTTCGGGGTCCAGCCGCTGGAGGACATCGCGGCCGAGGCGCCGTTCGGCTCCCCCCGCGCGCAGCTCGAGCGCAAGCTCCTCGGGCTCGACCACGCCCAGGCCGGCGCGCTGCTCGTCGGGCTGAGCGAGCCCGCCGACGACGTCACGCGCGCGATCGCCTATCACCACGGCGGCCCGACCGGCCTCGCCGTGCCGTCGGACGAGACGGCCTGCGTGGTCGTCGCCGACGTGCTGGCGCACATGGTCACCGGCGGCGACCCGGACCGCGAGCTGCTCGCGATCGCCCTCGACCGGCTGGGCGCGACGCCGGACCTGCTCGACGAGGTGGCCGAGAAGGCCGGCGTGATCGCCCCGGCGGGCGCCGCCGGGGACCTCGCCTCCGCCGTCGGCCGCCTGGAGGCCGCCGCCCATACCGACGACCTGACCGGCTTGCACAACCGCCGCAGCTGGATCGACACGGTCCGGCGCGAGCTCGAGGCCGGCACCGGGGGCGCGCTGCTGCTGTGCGACGTCGACGGCTTCAAGACCGTCAACGACGCCCACGGACACCGCGCCGGCGACCTCGTCCTGACCGAGGTCGCCCGCGTCCTCGCCCGCCACGGCGTCGCCGGCCGCCTCGGTGGCGACGAGTTCGGCCTCTGGGTCCGCGAGGGCGAGTCCGCCGGCCGTCAGACGGCCGAGGCGATCATGCAGGAGGTCTCCAACACCCTGCCGGTCGAGCTCGTGACGGGCGCGAGCCCGCTCGGCATCACCGTCGGCCTGGCGCAGACGCCCGGGGACGGCGCCGAGGTCATGGACCTGCTCGAGGCCGCCGACCGCGAGCTCTACGCCGCCCGCCCCGGCGGCCGCCGCGCCGGCTAGGCGCTGACGGCCTTCCGCCACGGCGCCAGGCAGCGCAGGGCGGAGAGGATCGCGCGCGTCGAGGGCGAGCGGTTGAGCGTGTAGAAGTGGATGCCGGGCGCGCCGTTGGCCAGCAGGTCGGCGCACTGCATCGTCGCGTAGGCGACGCCGAAGTCGGCGACCGCGTCGGGCTGGTCCGAGCGCAGCTCGAGCTCGCGCAGCAGGCCGGGCGGGATCGTGGCGCCGCACATCTCCGTGAAGCGCTTGACCTGCTTGACGTTGGTGATCGGCATGATGCCCGGGATGATCGGGACGTCGATGCCGGCGTCGCGCGCGCGGGCGACGAAGTCGTAGTAGAGGTCGTTGTCGAAGAACAGCTGCGTGACGAGGAAGCGCGCGCCGGCGTCGACCTTCTCCCGCGTGTAGCGCAGGTCCGACTCGGCCGACTCGGCGGCCAGGTGCACCTCGGGGAAGCACGCCGCTCCGATCGCGAAGTCGTAGTCCGCGCGGATCAGCTCGATCAGCTCGCGGGAGTAGCGCAGGCCGCCGTCGGCCGCGACCCAGTTCTTGGCGTCCACGCCCGCCGGCGGGTCGCCGCGCAGGGCCAGGACGTTCTCGATGCCGGCGTCGCGCATCCGGTCCAGCACGGCGCGCAGCTCGTCGACCGACGCGCCGACGCAGGTGAAGTGCGCCATCGCTTCCAGGCCGTGGGTGGCCTTGATCGAGCTGACGATGTCGATCGTCTTGCCGCGCTCGGCGGGCGTGCCGCCGGCGCCGTAGGTCACCGACACGAACGTCGGCTCGAGACGCGCGAGCTCGTGCAGCGCCGTCTCGAGGTTCGCCTCGCCCTCATCGGTCTTGGGCGGGAAGAACTCGAACGAGAAGGCCGGCTCGGTCCCGCTCGCGATCCGTTCGTCGATGCGCATCGCGCCCATGCTACGAGGCGAGGCGCCAGTGCTCCACGGGATCTCCACCATCATTGAGGATCTCGCCCAACCGTGCCAGGTGCACGAGCCAGGCGCGCGTCAACGTGATCAGCCAGCTCGCCATGTCGGCGTTGAACGTCTCCCCGTAGACGACGCGGGCGACCTCGTAGGCCGACCGCGGACCGTCCGCCAACGCGGCGCGCGTGGCCTGCAATTTGCTCTCGACCTCGACGCGGTTGGCGTCGATGTGGGCCTGGATGTCCGTGAACGGGCGGGCGTGACCGGCGAGCGCGAGGCGGGCGTCGAGGCCCTCCACGACCGTGAGGGACTCGAGGAACTCGCCGACGGGGTCGGGCGTGTAGCCGACGTCGAAGTACTGCGAGACGCGCCCGAGCAGATGATCCCCGGTGAGCAGGACGCGCTGCTCGGGCTGGTGCAGGCACACGTGCGAGGGCGCGTGGCCGGGTGTCTCGACCACCTGCCAGACGCCCGCGTCGGTCTCGAACGTCACCCCGGGGACGAGGTCCTTGTCGCTGTAGAGCTCGCCCGCCTGGCCGGTGCCCATCCCGCGCCGGGCGTCCGCCCACTGGCGCAGCGGCCCCTCCGGCACGCCGCTGAGCAGCGCGATGTCGATCGACTCGTCCAGGTCCTCGTGCGCGTGCAGCGCCCACCTGGGGTGCATCCACACCTCGCAGCCGGCGCGCTTGGCCAGCGGCGGCGCCTGGCCGCAGTGGTCGATGTGGGCGTGGGTGACGACGATCAGCTGGATGTCCGACACGCGGTGGCCCGTCCGGTCGAGCGCCTGCTCGAGATGGGCCATCGTCCCGCGGTCGTGCATGCCGGTGTCGACCAGCACGATGCCGCTGCCGGCCTTCAGGGCCCAGGCGTTCACATGGGGGACGCCAGGGAGGTCGAGGGGGAGCCGCAGCCGCCACACGCCGGGCAGCACGCGCTCGCCCCGGCCCACCTCGCGTGGTCGGGTCGGCTTGCGCACGCCCAGCACGCTACCGTCGTCGCGATGGCGAAGAAGGAACGCCTGAAGGCGCCCGAGTTCGAGTACCGCTCCGACGACGGCACGACGCTCGTCCTGCGGGGCTCGATGACGCCCGCCACGCGGCTCCAGTACGCCGAGGTCGCCGGCGGGAACATCCTCTCGCGCGAGGACGCCTGGCAGCGCTCGGTGGAGTTCCTGTTCGAGCGGCTCGCCGTGCGCTGGGAGGTGGCGGACACGCCGCCGATCCGCAAGCAGAAGGAGCTGCTCGCGCGCTACCGCTTCGCCTCCCAGGCGGAGCGCGTCTGGATCCGCGGCGTGCTGCGCGAGCACCTGGCCGAGCACTTCCCGGAGATGACCGCACCGTGATCGACGACGTCCGCTTCGCGCGGCTGCTGACCGACTA is a genomic window containing:
- the metF gene encoding methylenetetrahydrofolate reductase [NAD(P)H], with translation MRIDERIASGTEPAFSFEFFPPKTDEGEANLETALHELARLEPTFVSVTYGAGGTPAERGKTIDIVSSIKATHGLEAMAHFTCVGASVDELRAVLDRMRDAGIENVLALRGDPPAGVDAKNWVAADGGLRYSRELIELIRADYDFAIGAACFPEVHLAAESAESDLRYTREKVDAGARFLVTQLFFDNDLYYDFVARARDAGIDVPIIPGIMPITNVKQVKRFTEMCGATIPPGLLRELELRSDQPDAVADFGVAYATMQCADLLANGAPGIHFYTLNRSPSTRAILSALRCLAPWRKAVSA
- a CDS encoding sensor domain-containing diguanylate cyclase — its product is MARYDKPDTRVHDALRRIGPLPVLSGTVSRIRTLANDPDGTTTDLVQVIESDEAFSANLLRYANSAANARPIRARTIRQAVTLLGRRALVRIALEAETYRFLERFPGGAHLSRGQLHVHAVTVAGYASTTADLRGAHTDTAHLAGLLHDVGKLLMPAAFGVQPLEDIAAEAPFGSPRAQLERKLLGLDHAQAGALLVGLSEPADDVTRAIAYHHGGPTGLAVPSDETACVVVADVLAHMVTGGDPDRELLAIALDRLGATPDLLDEVAEKAGVIAPAGAAGDLASAVGRLEAAAHTDDLTGLHNRRSWIDTVRRELEAGTGGALLLCDVDGFKTVNDAHGHRAGDLVLTEVARVLARHGVAGRLGGDEFGLWVREGESAGRQTAEAIMQEVSNTLPVELVTGASPLGITVGLAQTPGDGAEVMDLLEAADRELYAARPGGRRAG
- a CDS encoding MBL fold metallo-hydrolase; translation: MRKPTRPREVGRGERVLPGVWRLRLPLDLPGVPHVNAWALKAGSGIVLVDTGMHDRGTMAHLEQALDRTGHRVSDIQLIVVTHAHIDHCGQAPPLAKRAGCEVWMHPRWALHAHEDLDESIDIALLSGVPEGPLRQWADARRGMGTGQAGELYSDKDLVPGVTFETDAGVWQVVETPGHAPSHVCLHQPEQRVLLTGDHLLGRVSQYFDVGYTPDPVGEFLESLTVVEGLDARLALAGHARPFTDIQAHIDANRVEVESKLQATRAALADGPRSAYEVARVVYGETFNADMASWLITLTRAWLVHLARLGEILNDGGDPVEHWRLAS